A portion of the Staphylococcus felis genome contains these proteins:
- a CDS encoding ABC transporter permease encodes MSNLGNIISVSLRSILKNKRRNIFTMIGIIIGIAAVITIMSLGNGFKQTANKQFSDAGASKDAALINFLADNFDNPNPEPFTDADIDLAKQVDGVTDARIKADDTFGLSSEAEIPKKKTDISIVKQKEVTNASEGKGFTTDDNDMKNRVVTISSQVADDLFKGDAVGKTIYIDDMGFEVVGISDNMQLPDVVKMPTQTAERYLPNLKSSFPQLEIKFDDTSKKKNIANDVAKRLNQSGSATGDGEYQYTDMEEAMKSIGKIFDGITYFVAAVAGISLFIAGIGVMNVMYISVAERTEEIAIRRAFGAKGRDIELQFLIESVILCLIGGIIGLIIGILIASLVDVLTPDYIKSAVSLGSIILAVGVSTLIGIVFGWIPARAASKKELIDIIK; translated from the coding sequence ATGAGTAACTTAGGAAATATTATTAGTGTCTCACTTCGATCGATTTTAAAAAATAAAAGACGTAATATTTTTACGATGATTGGAATTATCATTGGGATTGCGGCTGTTATTACAATCATGTCGCTTGGGAATGGATTTAAGCAAACAGCGAATAAACAATTTAGTGATGCTGGCGCGTCTAAAGATGCGGCACTGATTAATTTTTTAGCGGATAACTTTGACAATCCGAATCCTGAGCCTTTTACGGATGCTGATATTGACCTTGCGAAACAAGTTGATGGAGTGACTGATGCACGAATTAAAGCAGACGATACGTTCGGTTTATCATCTGAAGCAGAAATCCCGAAGAAAAAGACAGATATCTCTATTGTGAAACAAAAAGAAGTGACAAATGCATCTGAAGGTAAAGGGTTTACTACGGATGATAATGATATGAAAAATCGAGTTGTTACGATTTCATCACAAGTAGCAGATGACCTTTTTAAAGGAGATGCAGTTGGCAAAACAATCTATATTGATGACATGGGGTTTGAAGTTGTAGGTATTTCGGATAATATGCAACTGCCAGATGTTGTTAAAATGCCAACACAAACAGCAGAACGTTATTTGCCTAATCTCAAGTCGTCATTCCCACAACTTGAAATTAAGTTTGATGATACATCAAAGAAAAAGAATATCGCTAATGATGTTGCGAAAAGATTGAATCAGAGTGGCTCGGCAACTGGTGATGGTGAGTATCAATACACTGATATGGAAGAAGCAATGAAGAGTATTGGAAAAATTTTCGATGGCATTACTTATTTTGTTGCTGCGGTTGCGGGAATTTCACTTTTTATTGCAGGTATTGGTGTAATGAATGTGATGTATATTTCAGTAGCGGAACGTACTGAAGAAATTGCCATACGACGAGCATTTGGCGCTAAAGGTCGAGATATCGAACTACAATTTTTAATTGAAAGTGTTATTTTATGTTTAATCGGTGGTATTATCGGTTTAATCATCGGTATTCTTATTGCATCTTTAGTAGATGTTTTAACGCCAGATTATATTAAGAGTGCAGTTAGTCTTGGTTCGATTATATTAGCAGTCGGTGTGTCTACATTGATTGGTATCGTGTTTGGATGGATTCCAGCACGCGCAGCTTCGAAAAAAGAATTGATTGATATCATTAAATAA
- a CDS encoding ABC transporter ATP-binding protein: protein MIELVDVNRHFKNGNETNHILKDINLRIDQGEFVAIMGPSGSGKSTLINILGFIDRGYDGSYYFNGDNYQKRSDNELAEIRNETVGFVFQNFKLIQNNTILENVSIPLLYAGINASERKQRVIEMLHNVGLFDKEHLIPNKLSGGQQQRVAIARAIVNKPKFIIADEPTGALDSKTSKDIMELFMQLNQEQGTTMIVVTHDPKVAQQADRVIHILDGRVQREEVNHHE from the coding sequence ATGATAGAGCTTGTCGATGTTAATCGTCACTTTAAAAATGGTAATGAAACAAACCATATCCTTAAAGATATTAATTTACGTATCGATCAAGGAGAGTTTGTCGCAATCATGGGTCCATCTGGGTCAGGGAAGAGTACTTTAATTAATATTTTAGGATTTATTGACCGTGGTTACGATGGTAGTTACTATTTTAATGGTGACAATTATCAAAAGCGTTCAGACAATGAATTAGCAGAAATACGAAATGAAACGGTTGGGTTCGTATTTCAAAATTTCAAGTTGATTCAAAACAATACGATTCTTGAAAATGTCAGTATCCCATTATTGTATGCAGGTATTAATGCGAGTGAGCGCAAGCAGCGTGTCATAGAGATGTTGCACAATGTAGGTCTATTTGATAAAGAACACCTCATCCCGAACAAATTATCAGGCGGACAACAGCAACGTGTCGCAATAGCACGTGCAATTGTAAATAAACCTAAGTTCATTATCGCTGATGAGCCAACAGGTGCACTTGATTCTAAAACATCAAAAGATATCATGGAACTTTTTATGCAATTGAATCAAGAGCAAGGGACGACGATGATTGTCGTAACACATGACCCGAAAGTGGCACAGCAAGCAGATCGTGTTATTCACATATTAGACGGGCGTGTGCAACGAGAAGAGGTGAACCACCATGAGTAA